In one window of Syntrophorhabdaceae bacterium DNA:
- the rpsT gene encoding 30S ribosomal protein S20 yields the protein MRKNKSAVKKARQSEQRRLRNSHVKSTMKTYMKKVMSVMEGKDTSNVDEAFKKAVSFINRAASKGVIHSNNASRKVSRLSKKVHSFLNKA from the coding sequence TTGAGGAAAAATAAATCTGCAGTAAAGAAGGCACGGCAGTCGGAACAGAGAAGACTCAGGAATTCACATGTGAAGTCTACCATGAAAACATACATGAAGAAGGTGATGTCGGTTATGGAAGGGAAGGATACTTCAAACGTCGATGAAGCCTTCAAGAAAGCCGTCTCATTTATCAACAGGGCAGCATCGAAGGGTGTGATCCATTCCAACAACGCGTCAAGAAAAGTCTCAAGGCTTTCGAAAAAGGTCCATTCTTTTCTGAATAAGGCTTAA
- a CDS encoding LptE family protein: protein MGKKEKRSTGRLLLLIALAMVVCSCGYQLVTDRGIYGGDIKSLSLPTFKNITYEPHVSLYVTNAFSRELVSMGLFQLNTPDTDAYLEGSIQRIVILPASMNSSGLVIEKQATMSVDIALYRKNGSFIKRWVFSDTEPYRVDDVNLEEYNKRAAFEVISGRIARKFSAVLLVEY from the coding sequence ATGGGAAAAAAAGAGAAGAGAAGTACGGGGCGGTTGCTCCTGTTGATCGCCCTGGCAATGGTTGTCTGTTCGTGCGGGTACCAGCTTGTCACCGACAGGGGCATTTACGGAGGGGATATAAAAAGTCTTTCCCTGCCCACATTCAAGAACATCACTTATGAGCCCCATGTCTCTCTCTATGTCACGAACGCTTTTTCCCGTGAGCTCGTCTCCATGGGACTTTTTCAATTGAATACACCGGACACGGACGCCTATCTGGAGGGGAGCATACAGAGGATCGTCATTTTGCCGGCGTCCATGAATTCGTCGGGGTTGGTAATAGAAAAACAGGCGACCATGTCGGTAGATATAGCCCTCTATCGTAAGAACGGGAGTTTTATCAAGCGCTGGGTCTTCAGCGATACCGAGCCGTACAGGGTGGACGATGTAAACTTGGAAGAATATAATAAGCGTGCGGCATTCGAGGTGATCTCAGGGAGGATCGCGAGAAAGTTCTCCGCCGTGTTGCTCGTGGAGTACTGA